Sequence from the Helianthus annuus cultivar XRQ/B chromosome 13, HanXRQr2.0-SUNRISE, whole genome shotgun sequence genome:
aattttgccttaaaataaactttaaggtaaattacttatataagtataatataatggatactggtatgacggttagcacgcaatagcacttaattgctatttattcttgcttattgatattatttggtctagaataagatatgttatgggaatacaaatttccttgattctggataaaagccctaataaaagaggcactttttgaaaagatactttttatgggaaatagaaaattttctccggcaaaactgggtatagagtagcagactctccagcttgtccggacatattgagattaccgctccggcgcgaaccggataagacggggtaaatgatatgtcaaatcagtgacaagatttccctaaatagtatcatgaccaaatacttgactggttcttggaaatatgaatctgttaaatacattgacctgataaatggtatgtttatttcagcatgtgaaatatgtgattatatagataggtatatctataaaaaaaaaaaaaaaaaaaccataaggattgataaattgaaataaagcacaaccatccgtgtctagaattctttatcaggaatctcttttccaatatcaaacattattttgtttgatcatttacctcgtaactcatacaatgagaaccctttaaagatgggatatcatcgaaagtataaaaatttacaatgcacaagtaagaaacatataaagttgtgctaatgcacaagaaaacacatgaaacttaaaatatacgtccacagacgttgaaatatatcacacacgactttccaaggcaagaactttgaaaagtataaattgggcacgatgacaccaatactaattctgtcagtagaaaactactaatcaaaaagaagcactttgccacgtgatcctacaaacgatctacatttcgctgaggtacgttggaacaagatttcacaatcatcggtgcacagtctaaaCTAAGTCATAATTATTGTCACTGAAAAAAAGAGTCACAtacctttgcaaatcccctattCCATTTCagttcattcgacattccttgatAATGGCACTTAACAACGGGTATCACACAAAATTCCAGATAAAAGTTCTTATATTCCTTTCgtagcaattctgacttctgcctataataagttgactttcgtgttcttttaatggtcatcataccataaagaattctttcataatagcaaatattgatccatttcgtttcttggtaaatccatacgatacacatgcactatttgttgcgcatgtggttcatttgagttataagaccctaggaaggcttcattccaaattattgttttatccaacctcaaatatcatttcgctatacttgatctttgcattgtaaaccgcgttttgcaaaatgattactctttgatatttgatcgataaattttttttgaaaaactcgattttctttttgaaggTTATACGtggtttctgttgtgatcatgtctgaatttccttattaaaactcgttttatccaaacccagttaacttgttCTCAATACGTAATCAATTCGaagtcccatatgatgaattgaaaccatcatattcaaaatagtcccaacaagcacttcaattatcttgaaccataacatgcttgtttagtcttcgaattcatcaaatcatttctttgatcacgatccctttatgatgacattttcacaaatttgaagattgcgctaatctaggatttaattatttatttatttatattgaatccgctttattgatttattttatgaaagcaatcttaacacaattgtgtgctaagataatgatccaccatttcatgtcctaattccTTAGTCCTTACAACctaaatcgagcctttcgtgatatttcttactttatcatcattgatcgaaaaacattatataaacttaattatatatagaaacttacaatatagtattcctacatttaaaatttttgttaaaaccattaaggtaaagaatttatatttttacgtataaaattttgtttgaagtatattctcatttatgtttatgcatttattattggcaattaatattagttttattattagtaataatatattaatagtaatagtgttagtattatttttagatactagagttattatcaagggcatgtattgaatagcctagccttagttaggcatggactggccacctatgcttaaacaaggcagcactaaccaatatccgccgtgataatgactagttaattaagtcatcatacttatttagtaaatttcaattatatataaaaatatttttatgttatatatatagaaatatatatactttgtactgtaaagagaagacatattttcataaaacaattaaaagGGACAAATAGAATTATCTAAAAAAATCATaaacaagacatattataaataaatgttcatcttgattaatatttcacaaccattaaatacttataaaaatattcttttataaaatatcaaatgttatttacgcaagccaatatttaagtatgcttgatattaaaataaacatttattattctacttttatgatttaaaataccatAATCTTCTAGTTAAacacacttgattttaaaaataataatcataagttctagaatattgggtaaacctatatcattattttgtcaaagttaccacgggttttgatatttaaacctatctatatttatttattattctatgataacataaaaggaaaaaggattttaataaatcaaaatatcacctatctttaatcaaacattttgattaaaatcatctgaatacaattataagacaaaaatacactaactttattgtcttttcatgtattttcttacaaatcacccatctcagcacattaattttctcatatcataatttaatatctgacaaaacattttcatgttttcattttattttgacccggtcaatcttaagtcttccttaggtaccaatcaaggtaagttttcttctgacaaagaatttaactaattccaaaaagttcttcacattcattttaagaatctatagatcatatatcttttggcttgaacccaatcaccttgaaaaaaaaaatatataccatttcatcttattcgtttgaacatttcatcttttgaaatgtCCAGATTCGCctccttgaaactctcaaattcgaaaacaataaatatattcggtcatcattgaattctttacaaacactttgtagcgtccgaatagatttgtagcctgtgctaaaccctattcatacgccattcgtttgatttgtcatattcttggtacaattatgtactcagattacgatacactaaattctattgtccagtaccatttaagtaaacgatattgactttcggataatcattgacaaatcattttccatacttccattcacaaatagatatttatcaattcagaatctcccctaattgatcaaagtaagttcatttcggatattgaatccaattgtttctataaatcatttctatttttaaaattcatacccctcaaaatatcttttgattccattccgcgatacattgtttctcttatttagaagaagaaacataacccaagaaaatatcatagtccaaatctcgaggacgagattttattaaggtggggaggatgtaacaactctcgctaaaattaatacttagtatgattaattaatcagttaatcaatattaattaagctaacaagattaattaagctaagtaaggtttattaaaaatagatatatatggggtcgtataagaacgtttaatattaataataaaatatattatttttttccttactccgtttttaatgaaacttaggttaaaacgtagataaaaatatgctcgttctaaaaacatattcgtcgttttataaaacgttatattttaaaagttatacgagaaaaacgagtgaagcagctgaattaatatatataagcaagctagctagcaggtcaagcaggCAGGTAGGTAGGTCAATCTATCCCACATCGACAGAAAtatgttgaggtgcttgcttgcttgcttgctataaataagaagcttaggattcatttttctttgttcatttcttttcttcttctctctatacgttggtgttctaaccaataatcaccgatacgatattctgttcggtcgattcaggaaccaactaacggaatccaaagtattatactttgtgagttcgttaaacggaatccaaagtactatactttgtgagttcgttaaacggatgccaaagtactgtctgaataagactacactttgtgaagttcgttaaggttcgaatctcgtaactatcgttgaggtttgatttgggttttacacaaatacgtattccattctgttaagctatatgtttaactaccgaaaatactccccaccacacacacatgcgaatcactaattagtatagcagggtgctgctacgatacagggtattaactcgatcgctattacgattcattttccgaccgatcaatatatccaatggatgtttaagttccacccacattagggttatactttgtcgttcgtcgttaaatcgatggatgtttaagtatcgcactttgttgtttgttgtgagaatttgatctcgtgagttatcgtaattgttgtattaagttacctacctagttcgtgtgcactcggttacaaggctaaatcaataggctaagctttgccagtataaatctgcaatatatcaaggcttatctgtagactaaactttggccgtatgaatctgcatgtttataatgtgagtcattctctttttatcaactgttttacaatactccaaattattttcaaggttataattacagggattaagtctttataatcaccaaattacagctggtatgtggggtattgtgcacattactatttttatcactctaggtgagtgagtatcactctaggtgagtgagtatcactctaggtgagtgagccgtcactatttggggcgacgggacccaatagtggtatgaccacagtcacagatccggtcgagtgacaaatacccattcttgataattggttgataaaaacattgtaatcgctcatAATaatgtgaattataacaaatctgtttttataaaacctgaatgaactaactcagtatttcccgctgacaaaacctttttaaaacgtgtttcaggtaattacagtagattggagtaaggattagatccagcactgaaggacttcaagaagtggcttatttcattaattaaatcaaattaagaaatatcatttttatattaaaagctacctttgtaaaacatggaatttattccatctatttaaataaaatccggtgtttctaaactctgatacttttcctaactcacggtcctgatgaaatttccgctgcaatgtttttcaaaataatcaccggtaccactggactgctcacggcaccgattccggccagggtgggtcgggggtcgtgacacttTTACAaatgtgtcggttgaatgtatttaccaaggtatactgacgtattttctcaaaaagattaactgcaggtactaaacgaaatcgGCTGGccatagctccttagcatctttaagagtctcgcaagcttttgatgccttgtctgttgaacaatacttttattattattttgatcccctgtggataccattcgactaattgtgatacatttgatattacaatcaacggttgaattatatttatctttatgcttccgctgtgcattttaatattgtggtttgactatattgttgccaactacgtcacggtaatcccccaccgggcccaccggtgagacacgtggaaatcggggtgtgacataaacaaACCGTTTAGCATTTCAAGGTACATCTTTGGGAACATGAAAGAGAACCTGACAAGAACTGGAAAGAACAGGACCATTGGAAATAAGTTCTGGATGTCTCCACGTTTTCTACAAATGGTAATGAATGTCCAACATCCGAGTCTTCCAAAAGCAGACAACGATGTGCTGAAGATAGAGGCTATGAACTTCAACTCGTTACGAATCATCAAGAACTTAGCTCACAAAAGATACAAGGAGAGCGTTCCTCCAAGAAAATTATTTGGTGTTCTTCATAACACAGCGTACGTTGCTCCTGCAGACAACAAGTGGCGTCATGAAGATAGTCTGTCTGATGATGAAGAACCTGAGCTGAAAAGGATGATGAGTGAGAAGTTTGGTCCTGAACCAGATGTGTCTGATGAAtcggatgatgatgatgatggtgatgaaggcggtgatggtggtggtgttggtgccGTTGGTGCATCAAGTGTAGGAACTACTGGTGGCACATCAGCTGGTGGTACATTTGTTGGTGGTACCTCAGCAGGGGGAGTGTCAGCGGGCGACACATCAGCCGGTGGTGATGTTGAGGCTGATTCTGACTCTAATGATGATCTTATGCTTGAACCTGGATACAAGATGTATCTAGATGAACGTGGTGTAAAAAGGTACAGGAAAATCAGACAAGAAGACGATCCGGAATATGTTCCTTCTGATCCTGAAACGGAACGtgcaagaaaaagaaaaacagaaaagTCTGCAGAGCATCATAAGAGAAAGAAAGCTCGGAAATACTTAAGTACTTCCTCCCGAGGATCTGTGCCTCAAGCTCCTATTCCAGAACCACTTGTGGTATCTTCACCGTCTGCAGCTCAACCTGTGTCTCCTCAGGCGATTCCACAGCGATCCATGGCGGCTTCAGTTCGAGCAACCACAGCTCAGCCTAGTGGTGAACGCCAAAGGATCTTCACGGATATGACTCAGGAAGAAAAGAATAATTTCTTGTTTATTCAATTTGAGGCTGCAGCAGACCGCATTCAAAGACAGACTGATTACATTCGTATCACGAAGAATGATCAAATCAGTCAGCTGGTGGAGATTGATAGATTGAAATCTGCTGTTGGTGAACAACAAGCTACTATCCAACGCCAACAGGTAGAGATCGATCTTCTTAAAGCTGAGAATGAAAGGTTGAAAGCTTCTGAAGCAGAAAGGGATAGAAGGAGCTCAGTTCTCCAAAAGTTGGCCGAAGACTTGAAAAGTCGATGTGATTTCATGAAGAACTGGTATGAGACAAGAAACACAACCATAGCTGAGGGTGTTAAGACGATGACCAAGGGGTATGACTTCCTACGAAAGCGAGTTGCGACTCTGTGGGAAGACAGGTGTAAACAACAAGAGATAATGCAGAAAAGGAATGAAGACCCAGAGGATCAAGGGAATCCTGATTCAGCTGCTACACCACAACAACCCCCAGCCGGTACTTCATCTGCTATAATCGTCTATCAGCCATCAGCACTAGGGTCATCTCAAGGAACATCCAGCGGAACTGTTGGTGAAGAACAACTACTTGAAGTGTTGGCTGGTACATCCACTATCCCTAGTTCTGCTGATTTGGCATTACAGGTTGTGCATCCAGTCACCGGAGAATCTCTTGAAGAGGGTGAGATAGTTGAAGATCTCACGCCTCAACAGTTGATCACATCGAAAGCGATGCGAGACattaatgatgatgaagttgaaaagatgtCGAGTGAGCCGGAGTCTATAAGTGTTGAAAACGTTGATGAGATTGTCTTCGAGGGTGATGTGAAGAAATCATCATATGTTAGACATGATGTTACCGAATTTGCTCTGTTTGACGAAGACTGGTTGAAAGACAACGTTGAAGATATTGATAAACATCTGAAAAACCGTGATACCTCAGAGAATGCCACGGATGCGTTCGCTGCGTGGCGTCAACGGTTTTTGTCGAGGGTTTCAAAGCCCATTCCAGAGGCTACACAAGTTGATTTCTTACAGCTGGAAAAGGCTAAGCCTAGTGGGCGAATCCTGTGTTAGacgtttgttaaggaaattcaCTGTGTTGCAATCAAGAGGGAGTTCGGGATCCAGTATTTTAGGTCGCTGCTGAGTATCTTATCATTGCCATTCTATGATGTGGCAACACTTACAAAGCTTGAGCTCATCAATCGCTCAAACTTTGAAGGTGCTTCGGTATTTGCGCGTCTAATCAAAATGAACAAGAAATCAGGGTGGAAAGACAAGTCTTACAAACCTCAGTTCCCCAGGCATCAGCAGATCAAGTTCACTCTCGATCCGGAAACCAACACCGGTAGATACAAGCTTGTGTACGAGTTGGCAAAAGTGGTTGAGAAGATTCCGTTAATGCCGATGAAGCAGGATTTTCTTGGTGATATGCGCTTATGGTGCTATGATTCTGACACACATGAGGCACTTATTGTTTTCAATGATGATAAGAACTTCAGGATATTAGATCCGATGTGGCTGGTGAATATGTCTGCATCCGACATCTCCAAGTGTACCGACATGACATCTTTTATGAAGACAAGGACGCACACCAGGCACTAAAGTTTCAGCACGTCGCTTGCTACTGTTATTACAGGGGAATCCATTCGGGCAGTTCCTGGTCCGAACGTCtatgaagaagaaagaaatgaagaccgaagacgagtaacagacaaggggagttttttgatgcatttttttgtgtctgtcactagtcttgtaTGTTATGTTGTATTCTGTACGGTCTTTATTgattatcgagtctgtattcgcagtcgaccaagtcggatatcctcctatctgcTTGTGTCTGACTTGTTTGTCTCTTTGTTTATGTATTGGTCGTAAAACTATGCATGTTGCATGTTAAGGGTATATCTGTCCATTTGTTTGAGTTGTTTGTGCCATCTGTTTCTGCTGTCTGTTATGCAGAAACATTTAACAATTTGCAGCCTCTGGCGAAACAGTCTGTTTCGTCGAAtacatgtcgacgaaacagacatTGTCATATTggtttctgtttcgtcaaagtggtcaacgaatcacatgtgattcgttgactgttgggcttaGTTTTGGGCTTTCTCCTGTTTTGTCAGCCCAGGTTCTGATTCGTCGAGTTTATCAGCCCAGCTGCTATATAAGGCACAGATAGGTCACAGTTTAGTCTTagagatgagagaataccctTCAAGCTTGtgaactgtgtttgtatcagtttgtAATTCTCATCCAGTTAATCAAACGAGTGTGTTTTTTTTGTTAACCATTGTGTGTTATTGtgttctatgtttgatttgcttagttaagtggattccgcacacttaactttgtttgttataaacaaggctttgatagtgaaaatcgatcctccgatttcgggaACTACAAGAATGTATCACATTAATTCTAAGTTCAATTGTCAACTCGAAAATGAACGAATTGCAATCGGAAGAAGAGTCGCAATGACAAATGAGCGAATGGATGCAACAATGATTGAGGAATAAAATCAAAAAGTTTTGAGTCAATTTAATAATCCTTTGGGGGTAATCGCCAAATTCATCATAGTTAGTTATTTTACACACTTTAGCTTTTCTATGTAAATTTTGTGGGTTAGACATGTGTTAAAACTTGTGCTGTAATGGATGATTATTAGATATATGTTACTGTATTTGTAAACAATCTAATAattatatttgattttttttttgcatttcaaagcagaaaaatatgatttttttctcttttttataaatatttgtaaACATATTGTCACGAATGCGTAGTAAGATTAAAATAAATGTTATTTAAAATACAAAAATTGTCATAGCAAACCTATTGTGGCATATGCGTAGCAAAGTTTGTGTCATAAATGCATAGCTAGGCTAAAGAAAATTGTGTCGCAAATCTGTAGGAACTTCCGACTAGTCTCTTTTGTCTTTGCAGATGTCCCAAAATGTTTCTATGGTCCATGGACGTATTTGCGATAAAATCGTTTTTGCAATGGGTTGCAGGTGTGTGTTTGGTACGCAAATATGCGCCCATTTTTTCGTAGCATACCTCCCTGATTTCTAGTAATGAATGTCAAATTTCCCCTACTATTTGTTTTCACTTTGGAAAAATAATGACCGACCAATGCTCCACCAATCGAAGATGCAATAGAAAACTATTATTTGTTCCCTCGTCAGTGGTTATTTCTATAACCTTTCTCCTCCACTACATCATCCTAAATCTCGATGACACCCTACATACTTCCTAATTCATTCATCTACCATGATTGTTTGACTCCAAAACCATGTAAGGCTAATCGTTCTGATCAAATTCGGAAGTAGGATTTGATTGTTTATGTTATTTTAATTGCTCAACACTTGCATACTAAGGCTTTTGAAAATTGACTTAGTATGTGTTCACATGATTTGTTTTCAATTCTTGTATAGTCTTTTCTCAATTGATTGTGGTTAAGACGACAGTATTCTAAGCTCCCCAACCGTGCCGGCAATTAGTTTAGAGTGGTTAGTGGCATTttgggtgggataaggcttaggGCATCttggggtgggataaggcttaggGACCATTTGGTCCTGggtgggttcgattcccacaaaagggtttttcccagatttatttgGTTTCCACCTGAGTTGGTGCATATGCATTATTGcttagtggagatggatatgatcggatggttccGCTCGTTGCACGATGATACTCGAGTGGTCCGTCAAtaatccaaatttgtcgttcaaggTTCCGCTCGTTGGACGATAATACTCGAGTGATCCGTCAGTAATCCAAATttgttttcaaaacaaaaaacctaaaagtgattgataacttgtttttgATATTCATAACTCTCGACTCTAAAGCAATTACTTTTTTTTGCCGTccttattgtttttattttacaaaatcTGTGAatagttaaaaaaattaattaattctCTTACCTGTTTCATTTGTAACATTAGAGTGatctatatatttttttaaatcaacTTTAAAAATCAAGGGTTGTACATTACAAATGGACCAGAAATATAACGCTAATTTACTAAGGTCTCCTTAGACCAGATGTGATATAGTGAATACCAAAAGTGTAAGTTCTCATATAACGACGCAAACCATAATATGAACATATAGAAAGTCCATCTGTATACTTATTTCTACCTTATTTGTAACAATTTATTATAAgtataattataaataaataacaaaacgaTACATATCATAGATAGTAATGTCTGTCTCCTTTTTTTCTAATTCACTTGGAAGTTGAAATGGTTACACCGACAAAATCCTCTCTCTCCCAATCATGGCTATATATGGACAACTTTGCTCTTGGCTAATTAATCATGGCTACCTCTTTCTCATCTCTAGGACGTAGAATTGCTTGTATATTTCtctttgtttctttttccttACTCCTCTTGCCCTTTTCTGAATCAATAGATTTCGAGTTCACTAGATTTGTTTCCGATACAAAAAATATACAATACTCGGGTGATGCAGTACCTTCTGCGGGAGCCATAGAGCTCAACCGAGTTGATGACTTAATGCGTGTTGGCCACGTTCAATACGTAGAACCTGTCCGTATATGGGACAGAAAATCTAGAGAGCTTTCTGATTTCACCACTCACTTCACTTTCGTTATAGATACACAAAATCAATCTAAGTATGGCGATGCGTTTGCTTTCTATCTTGCCCCAGTTGGCTTCCAAATCCCACCAAACTCAGCTGGTAGATATCTAGGCCTGTTTAACTCAACTACGTATAATTGGCCACAAAACCAAATCATTGTTGTTGAGTTTGATACGGTGGTAAATCCGGATTTCGATCCTCCATACGGTCATGTAGGTATCAACATCAACTCGGTTAGTTCAGCTAAAACCACTGCTTGGAATGTTAGTTTTCATAGCGGAGATCCTGGGGATGCTTGGGTGTCTTACAATTCTACAACACAGCTGTTGAACCTTTCTTTGCGCTATGGGACTGGAAACCAGTCTACAGATAATACCAATCTTTGGTACAAAGTTGACCTCAGGGACGTTCTTCCTGAGTGGGTAACAATTGGATTCTCAGGTACTACTGGTATGTCAAAGGAGAAGCATACTCTTCAATACTGGGAGTTCAGTTCAAGCTTGAAGTCAGAACAAGAAAGGGGTGATAACTCAATCAATTGGAAACTCATAGTGGGATTAAGCGTTCCTCTTTTTGCTCTAGTTGTAGGAGGTCTAGTAGCATATGCTATAATTTGGAGGATACAAAGAAAAATTGCAAATGAATCAGAAGATATAGTTGCCTTGACATCAATAAACGATGATCTTGACAGAGGAACAGGACCCAAAAAATTTCCTTTTGGAGATCTCGCCTTGGCTACCAACAACTTCGCTTATGATCAGAAGTTAGGCGAGGGAGGATTTGGGTGTGTCTATAAGGGTTACTTATCCAGTGAAGGTATCATGGTAGCCGTCAAGAAAATTTCACAGGGTTCTAAACAAGGAAAGAAAGAGTACACGACTGAAGTGAAGATCATCAGCAGTTTAAGGCACCGAAACTTGGTTCAACTCATTGGTTGGTGCCATGATGAAACTCAATTTTTGCTAGTGTACGAGTTTATGCCAAATGGAAGCCTCGATTCTCATCTATTTAACAAAAAAAGTATCCTCAAATGGGATGTGAGGTACAACATCGCTACAGGTTTAGCATCTGCATTGCTCTATCTCCATGAAGAGTGTGAACAATGTGTTGTGCATCGCGATATCAAAGCGAGCAACATCATGCTTGATTCAGGATTTAATGCAAAGCTTGGAGATTTTGGATTGGCTCGACTCATGGACCATGAACTGGGTCTAAAAACAACTGGCCTAGCTGGAACGCTAGGCTACATGGCTCCTGAGTATGCAGTAACCGGGAAAGCCAGCAAAGAGTCAGATGTGTATAG
This genomic interval carries:
- the LOC110899364 gene encoding L-type lectin-domain containing receptor kinase IX.1, coding for MATSFSSLGRRIACIFLFVSFSLLLLPFSESIDFEFTRFVSDTKNIQYSGDAVPSAGAIELNRVDDLMRVGHVQYVEPVRIWDRKSRELSDFTTHFTFVIDTQNQSKYGDAFAFYLAPVGFQIPPNSAGRYLGLFNSTTYNWPQNQIIVVEFDTVVNPDFDPPYGHVGININSVSSAKTTAWNVSFHSGDPGDAWVSYNSTTQLLNLSLRYGTGNQSTDNTNLWYKVDLRDVLPEWVTIGFSGTTGMSKEKHTLQYWEFSSSLKSEQERGDNSINWKLIVGLSVPLFALVVGGLVAYAIIWRIQRKIANESEDIVALTSINDDLDRGTGPKKFPFGDLALATNNFAYDQKLGEGGFGCVYKGYLSSEGIMVAVKKISQGSKQGKKEYTTEVKIISSLRHRNLVQLIGWCHDETQFLLVYEFMPNGSLDSHLFNKKSILKWDVRYNIATGLASALLYLHEECEQCVVHRDIKASNIMLDSGFNAKLGDFGLARLMDHELGLKTTGLAGTLGYMAPEYAVTGKASKESDVYSFGVVVLEIVCGKKATDKVDPHSDLRLVEWVWGLLGKNVLLSGVDQLLNKEFNTTEVERLMMVGLWCSHPDRSLRPSIRQAIQVLKFEGALPNLPTKMPVPIYYSVPDGSEISSSSATMTNSSIDMAR